A section of the Triticum dicoccoides isolate Atlit2015 ecotype Zavitan chromosome 7A, WEW_v2.0, whole genome shotgun sequence genome encodes:
- the LOC119334561 gene encoding serine/threonine-protein kinase UCNL-like has translation MPMEVDLDRARALRVLGRGAMGTVFLVEADPARPGCGRYALKVFDKRSAGPTKPDADRRARWEVTLLSRLAHPHLPSLLGTAETPDLLAWAVPYCPGGDLNELRYSLADRVFSPAAIRFYIAETVSALADLHASGIVYRDLKPENVLLQADGHVTLTDFDLSRLLPASTSSPSTSPPPQVKPVFRHGHRRARASAAGHHAKREPVSAAASTPKLQQFQNLVRFLTRSNGSAPELAKKTKSARVSPVSRKAACSGAAWGRSYSFVGTEEYVAPEVVSGDGHGFAVDWWAVGVLVYEMAFGRTPFKGKNRKETFRNVLHREVEFPGDTQRRMPELTDLISRLLQRDPARRLGYAGGADEIRAHPFFAGMAWDLLAEVTRPPYIPPPAEDSAADGQGFDVRDYFKKLHQPPPPPPPESGSSSSSSSSDFSSVF, from the coding sequence ATGCCCATGGAGGTCGACCTCGACCGTGCACGCGCTCTGCGCGTTCTCGGCCGAGGCGCCATGGGCACCGTCTTCCTTGTCGAGGCCGACCCGGCGCGGCCCGGCTGCGGCCGCTACGCCCTCAAGGTCTTCGACAAGCGCTCCGCCGGGCCGACCAAGCCCGACGCCGACCGCCGCGCGCGGTGGGAGGTGACCCTGCTCTCACGCCTTGCGCACCCGCACCTCCCGTCACTCCTCGGCACCGCTGAGACGCCCGACCTCCTCGCCTGGGCCGTCCCCTACTGCCCCGGCGGTGACCTGAACGAGCTCCGCTACTCCCTAGCTGACCGTGTCTTCTCCCCGGCCGCCATACGCTTCTACATCGCCGAGACCGTGTCCGCGCTCGCCGACCTCCACGCCTCCGGCATCGTGTACCGCGACCTCAAGCCCGAGAACGTGCTCCTCCAAGCCGACGGCCATGTTACCCTCACCGACTTCGACCTCTCGCGCCTCCTCCCGGCCTCTACCTCTTCCCCGTCAACGTCACCTCCTCCTCAGGTGAAGCCCGTCTTCCGTCACGGCCACCGCCGGGCGCGCGCCTCCGCTGCTGGCCACCACGCCAAGCGCGAGCCCGTGTCCGCGGCCGCGTCGACGCCGAAGCTGCAGCAGTTTCAGAACCTGGTTCGTTTCTTGACGCGAAGCAACGGCAGCGCTCCCGAGCTGGCCAAGAAGACCAAGTCGGCGCGCGTGTCCCCGGTGAGCCGGAAGGCCGCATGCTCCGGCGCGGCGTGGGGCAGGTCGTACTCGTTCGTCGGCACGGAGGAGTACGTGGCGCCGGAGGTGGTGAGCGGCGACGGCCACGGGTTCGCCGTGGACTGGTGGGCGGTGGGCGTGCTCGTCTACGAGATGGCGTTCGGCCGCACGCCGTTCAAGGGCAAGAACCGCAAGGAGACGTTCCGGAACGTGCTGCACAGGGAGGTCGAGTTCCCGGGCGACACCCAGCGCCGGATGCCGGAGCTGACCGACCTCATCTCGCGGCTGCTGCAGCGGGATCCCGCGAGGCGGCTCGGGTACGCCGGCGGCGCCGACGAGATCCGGGCGCACCCGTTCTTCGCCGGGATGGCGTGGGACCTGCTCGCGGAGGTGACCCGCCCGCCCTACATCCCGCCGCCCGCGGAGGACAGCGCGGCCGACGGCCAGGGCTTCGACGTGAGGGATTACTTCAAGAAGCTccaccaaccgccgccgccgccgcctccggagtcgggctcgtcgtcgtcgtcttcgtcgtcggacTTCTCGTCGGTGTTCTGA